In Arthrobacter sp. MN05-02, one genomic interval encodes:
- the fba gene encoding fructose-bisphosphate aldolase, translating into MPIATPDVYAEMIDRAKAGGFAFPAVNVTSSQTLNAAMRGFAEAGSDGIVQVSTGGAAYWSGASVKDMVAGSLGFAAFAKEVAKKYDVNIALHTDHCPKDKLDDFVLPLLAASEDAVKNGRDPIFNSHMWDGSAETLEENLRIARELLPRAAAAKIILEVEIGTVGGEEDGVENAINDKLYTTVDDALATIDALGAGEHGRYITALTFGNVHGVYKPGGVKLRPEILKDIQDQVGRKIGKDKPFDLVFHGGSGSSDQEIADAVSYGVIKMNIDTDTQYAFTRPVADHMLRNYDGVLKVDGEVGNKKTYDPRVWGASAEAGLAARVVEAAASLGSAGKKL; encoded by the coding sequence ATGCCTATTGCCACACCTGATGTTTACGCCGAGATGATCGACCGCGCGAAGGCGGGCGGTTTCGCATTCCCGGCTGTGAACGTGACGTCCTCCCAGACGCTCAACGCGGCCATGCGCGGCTTCGCGGAGGCAGGGTCCGACGGCATCGTGCAGGTCTCCACGGGCGGTGCCGCCTACTGGTCCGGCGCGAGCGTCAAGGACATGGTCGCCGGTTCGCTCGGTTTCGCGGCCTTCGCGAAGGAAGTGGCGAAGAAGTACGACGTCAACATCGCGCTGCACACGGACCACTGCCCCAAGGACAAGCTCGACGACTTCGTGCTGCCCCTGCTCGCCGCGTCCGAGGACGCCGTGAAGAACGGCCGCGACCCGATCTTCAACTCGCACATGTGGGACGGCTCGGCCGAGACCCTCGAGGAGAACCTGCGGATCGCCCGCGAGCTCCTGCCGCGCGCGGCAGCGGCGAAGATCATCCTCGAAGTGGAGATCGGCACCGTGGGCGGCGAGGAGGACGGCGTCGAGAACGCCATCAACGACAAGCTCTACACCACGGTCGACGACGCCCTGGCCACCATCGACGCCCTCGGCGCCGGGGAGCACGGCCGCTACATCACGGCGCTCACCTTCGGCAACGTGCACGGGGTCTACAAGCCCGGCGGCGTGAAGCTGCGTCCCGAGATCCTCAAGGACATCCAGGACCAGGTGGGCCGGAAGATCGGCAAGGACAAGCCCTTCGATCTCGTGTTCCACGGCGGTTCGGGATCCTCCGACCAGGAGATCGCCGACGCCGTCTCCTACGGCGTCATCAAGATGAACATCGATACCGACACCCAGTACGCGTTCACCCGCCCGGTCGCCGACCACATGCTCCGCAACTACGACGGCGTCCTGAAGGTCGACGGCGAGGTCGGCAACAAGAAGACGTACGATCCCCGCGTCTGGGGCGCCTCGGCCGAGGCCGGCCTCGCAGCCCGCGTCGTCGAGGCCGCCGCGTCGCTCGGCTCGGCCGGGAAGAAGCTCTAG
- a CDS encoding hypothetical protein (possible pseudo due to frameshift), whose amino-acid sequence MRPSIRRRRSSGRSSRTRRTPRGRTIESYAYARTGYHRGLDALRRSGWRGAGPIPYSHEPNRGFLRALYALGRAAASIGEIEEAERIAVFLKESDPEASAQLAN is encoded by the coding sequence TTGCGGCCAAGCATCCGACGTCGTCGCTCGTCTGGGCGATCCTCGCGGACGAGGCGTACGCCGAGGGGCCGGACGATCGAGTCCTACGCCTACGCCCGCACCGGGTACCACCGCGGCCTCGACGCACTGCGACGCAGCGGCTGGCGCGGCGCCGGCCCCATCCCGTACTCGCACGAGCCGAACCGTGGCTTCCTCCGTGCCCTCTACGCGCTGGGCCGTGCTGCTGCGTCCATCGGCGAGATCGAGGAAGCCGAGCGGATCGCGGTGTTCCTCAAGGAGTCGGACCCGGAGGCCAGCGCGCAGCTCGCGAACTGA
- a CDS encoding transporter → MGRIAVLALRVVLCLMFAGSVVIQVVMLSLLGIDLDGADPDVALIRTPLVVLTVLGILALQVAVVCVWGLLTMVRRGTVFSPDAFRLVNIVIGAFAAASLLAVGLGIALAPGEAVAPGVVLLIGGVAVMIAAVALIVLVLRALLAQAVARDTEARQLRIELDEVI, encoded by the coding sequence ATGGGAAGAATCGCCGTCCTCGCTCTGCGGGTCGTGCTGTGCCTGATGTTCGCAGGGTCCGTCGTCATCCAGGTGGTGATGCTCTCGCTCCTGGGCATCGACCTCGACGGAGCCGACCCCGACGTGGCCCTGATCCGGACGCCGCTCGTGGTCCTGACGGTGCTCGGGATCCTCGCGCTCCAGGTGGCCGTGGTCTGCGTCTGGGGCCTGCTGACGATGGTCCGGCGGGGGACGGTGTTCTCCCCGGACGCCTTCCGGCTCGTGAACATCGTCATCGGTGCCTTCGCGGCCGCGAGCCTGCTCGCGGTGGGGCTGGGGATCGCACTCGCGCCCGGTGAGGCCGTGGCGCCCGGCGTCGTGCTGCTCATCGGGGGAGTGGCCGTCATGATCGCTGCCGTGGCGCTGATCGTGCTCGTGCTGCGGGCTCTGCTCGCGCAGGCGGTGGCACGCGACACCGAGGCGCGGCAGCTGCGCATCGAACTCGACGAGGTCATCTGA
- a CDS encoding transcriptional regulator: protein MPIVVRIDVELARRKMSVGEFAERVGLTPANVAVLKNGRAKAVRFSTLEAMCRVLQCQPGDLLEWVEDESGADAGAAMAAPGKGDA, encoded by the coding sequence ATGCCGATCGTGGTGCGGATCGACGTCGAACTCGCCCGGAGGAAGATGAGCGTGGGCGAGTTCGCGGAGCGTGTCGGATTGACACCCGCCAACGTCGCCGTTCTCAAGAACGGACGGGCCAAGGCCGTCCGCTTCAGCACGCTCGAGGCGATGTGCAGGGTACTGCAGTGCCAGCCCGGGGACCTGCTCGAGTGGGTCGAGGACGAGTCGGGGGCGGATGCGGGGGCCGCGATGGCGGCGCCCGGAAAGGGCGATGCATGA
- the purA gene encoding adenylosuccinate synthetase (possible pseudo due to frameshift): protein MSANAHLVAPYHQVLDKVTERFLGKRAIGTTGRGIGPAYMDKVARLGLRVQDVFDESILRQKVEGSLKQKNELLVKVYNRRDVEVEEVVEYFLSFAERLKPLVIDSTFVLNEALDAGKVVLMEGGQATFLDVDHGTYPFVTSSNPTAGGASVGSGIGPTRISRSIGIIKAYTTRVGAGPFPTELFDEMGLYLQKTGGEFGVNTGRPRRCGWYDAVLARHASRVNGFTDYFVTKLDVLTGIESIPVCVAYDVDGVRHDEMPMTQTEFHHAKPIFEYFDGWTEDITGARTIEDLPDNAQTYVRALEKLSGTRFSAIGVGPDRDQTIVINDLIGA, encoded by the coding sequence GTGTCCGCCAACGCCCACCTCGTGGCGCCCTACCACCAGGTGCTGGACAAGGTGACCGAACGCTTCCTCGGCAAGCGTGCCATCGGCACCACCGGGCGCGGCATCGGTCCTGCCTACATGGACAAGGTGGCCCGGCTCGGCCTGCGCGTGCAGGACGTGTTCGACGAGTCGATCCTGCGCCAGAAGGTGGAGGGCTCCCTCAAGCAGAAGAACGAACTCCTCGTGAAGGTCTACAACCGGCGCGACGTCGAGGTCGAGGAGGTGGTGGAGTACTTCCTGTCCTTCGCCGAGCGGCTCAAGCCCCTCGTCATCGACTCCACCTTCGTGCTCAACGAGGCACTCGACGCCGGCAAGGTGGTCCTCATGGAGGGCGGCCAGGCGACCTTCCTCGACGTCGACCACGGCACCTACCCGTTCGTGACGTCCTCGAATCCCACGGCCGGCGGGGCGTCCGTCGGGTCCGGCATCGGTCCCACGCGCATCTCCCGCTCGATCGGCATCATCAAGGCCTACACCACGCGTGTCGGGGCCGGCCCGTTCCCCACGGAGCTCTTCGACGAGATGGGCCTGTACCTGCAGAAGACCGGCGGCGAGTTCGGCGTCAACACCGGCCGTCCGCGCCGGTGCGGCTGGTACGACGCCGTGCTGGCCCGCCACGCGTCGCGCGTCAACGGCTTCACCGACTACTTCGTCACCAAGCTCGACGTCCTCACGGGCATCGAGAGCATCCCGGTGTGCGTCGCGTACGACGTCGACGGCGTCCGCCACGACGAGATGCCCATGACCCAGACCGAGTTCCACCACGCGAAGCCGATCTTCGAGTACTTCGACGGCTGGACCGAGGACATCACGGGCGCACGGACCATCGAGGACCTGCCGGACAATGCGCAGACCTACGTGCGGGCGCTCGAGAAGCTGTCCGGCACCCGCTTCTCCGCGATCGGCGTCGGCCCGGACCGTGACCAGACCATCGTGATCAACGACCTGATCGGCGCCTGA
- a CDS encoding hydrolase, which translates to MKVSVGQFRPGGDVPANLAVMRELAAEARGEGAELIVFPEESMIAIGKVDGALHEAVEANWTTFVQQLSFLAADHGIAVVAGGYEPSGEERPFNTLVLIDATGRIVDTYRKLHLYDAFSYSESTAIRPGDGGIKIAEVGDIRVGLMTCYDVRFPELARALADAGADLICVPASWFKGEHKIEHWETLLKARAIENTLWVAAAGTSSSHTIGHSAIIDPMGVPQAHLEDEERGIVTTDVTRRRVDDVREFLPVLRNRRFARNDTIVDPH; encoded by the coding sequence ATGAAGGTCAGCGTCGGTCAGTTCAGGCCGGGTGGGGACGTCCCGGCGAACCTCGCCGTGATGCGGGAACTCGCGGCGGAGGCCCGGGGCGAAGGCGCGGAGCTGATCGTCTTCCCCGAGGAATCGATGATCGCCATCGGCAAGGTCGACGGCGCCCTCCACGAAGCCGTCGAGGCGAACTGGACCACCTTCGTGCAGCAGCTGTCCTTTCTCGCCGCCGACCACGGCATCGCCGTGGTGGCCGGCGGGTACGAGCCCAGCGGCGAGGAGCGGCCCTTCAACACCCTCGTCCTGATCGACGCGACCGGCCGCATCGTGGACACCTACCGCAAGCTGCACCTCTACGACGCCTTCAGCTACTCCGAGTCCACGGCCATCAGGCCGGGGGACGGCGGCATCAAGATCGCCGAGGTCGGCGACATCCGGGTGGGGCTCATGACGTGCTACGACGTCCGGTTCCCCGAACTTGCACGCGCGCTCGCCGACGCCGGGGCCGACCTCATCTGCGTGCCGGCCTCCTGGTTCAAGGGCGAGCACAAGATCGAGCACTGGGAGACGCTGCTGAAGGCGCGGGCTATCGAGAACACCCTGTGGGTGGCGGCGGCCGGCACCTCGAGCAGCCACACGATCGGCCATTCGGCCATCATCGACCCGATGGGCGTCCCGCAGGCGCACCTCGAGGACGAGGAACGGGGCATCGTGACCACGGACGTCACACGCCGCAGGGTCGACGACGTCCGGGAGTTCCTGCCGGTGCTCCGGAACCGGCGCTTCGCCCGGAACGACACCATTGTCGACCCCCACTGA
- a CDS encoding LacI family transcriptional regulator yields the protein MSTPTDAADPGTAAERRNRPGEPARAANIRDVARRAGVSHQTVSRVLNDHPSLRAETRDRVLAAMAELSFRPNRAARALVTSRSTTIGVLVGKGFEYGPAASLQAIDSAAREAGYAVDIAHLDDLDGGSIRSALDRLLAHGVDGLVILAPQTQTLGEIERLSITLPFVTVHSAQAQDDHRLSVDQSGGAALATRHLLELGHRRVAHVAGPDGWFETEARVRGYRGEMEAWGRSPEVLRSGDWTAESGYRAGQSIAADRGITAVFSSNDQMALGLLHAFREGGRRVPEDVSVVGFDDVPEAAHYCPPLTTVRQDFPELGRRCVARLLALIGSEGAEAAGEAGAAPDVVPELVVRASTAAPAD from the coding sequence TTGTCGACCCCCACTGACGCGGCGGATCCGGGCACCGCGGCGGAACGCCGGAACCGGCCCGGCGAGCCTGCGCGTGCCGCGAACATCAGGGACGTGGCCCGTCGCGCGGGGGTCTCGCACCAGACGGTCTCCCGCGTCCTCAATGATCACCCGAGTCTGCGGGCCGAGACGCGGGACCGCGTGCTGGCCGCGATGGCAGAGCTCAGCTTCCGCCCCAACCGTGCCGCACGGGCGCTCGTGACCAGCAGGTCCACCACCATCGGCGTGCTCGTGGGCAAGGGTTTCGAGTACGGGCCCGCGGCGAGCCTGCAGGCCATCGACAGCGCCGCCCGCGAAGCCGGGTACGCTGTCGACATCGCGCACCTCGACGACCTGGACGGCGGCTCCATCCGGTCGGCCCTCGACCGGCTGCTGGCGCACGGCGTGGACGGGCTCGTCATCCTGGCCCCGCAGACACAGACCCTCGGCGAGATCGAGCGCCTGTCCATCACCCTGCCGTTCGTGACGGTCCACTCGGCGCAGGCACAGGACGATCACCGCTTGTCGGTGGACCAGTCGGGAGGCGCCGCCCTCGCGACGCGCCACCTGCTCGAGCTCGGACACCGGCGCGTCGCGCATGTCGCGGGGCCGGACGGCTGGTTCGAGACGGAGGCGCGCGTGCGGGGGTACCGCGGTGAGATGGAGGCCTGGGGTCGGTCACCGGAGGTGCTCCGCTCCGGCGACTGGACGGCCGAGTCCGGGTACCGGGCGGGGCAGTCCATCGCGGCGGACAGGGGAATCACCGCGGTCTTCTCGTCCAACGACCAGATGGCGCTCGGGCTGCTCCATGCCTTCCGGGAAGGTGGGCGTCGGGTGCCCGAGGACGTCAGCGTCGTAGGGTTCGACGACGTCCCCGAGGCGGCGCACTACTGCCCGCCCCTGACGACGGTGCGGCAGGACTTCCCCGAGCTGGGGCGGCGTTGCGTGGCGAGGCTGCTGGCGCTCATCGGCTCGGAGGGAGCGGAAGCGGCCGGCGAGGCGGGGGCGGCCCCGGACGTGGTGCCGGAACTCGTGGTCCGGGCGTCGACCGCCGCACCGGCCGACTGA
- the araB gene encoding ribulokinase: protein MSDSIPGAGPATGAAGRPTYVIGVDYGTLSGRAVVVRVSDGAELGASTLEYPHAVMDSTLAATGEQLPPEWALQVPSDYVDVLRTAVPAAVQEAGIDPQDVIGIATDFTACTMVPTLADGTPLNEVPGYEGRPHAYVKLWKHHAAQGQANRINDLAAERGEAWLPRYGGLISSEWEFAKGLQLLEEDPELYDLMDHWVEAADWIVWQLTGEYVRNACTAGYKGIYQDGAYPSEDFLAALNPGFAGFAREKVEHTIGALASRAGSLSEEAAGWTGLPAGIAVAVGNVDAHVTAPAAQATDPGQMVAIMGTSTCHVLNSDRLSEVPGMCGVVDGGIVEGFYGYEAGQSGVGDIFAWFVANQVPGEIRDAAAAQGLSVHEYLTEQAQSEPVGAHGLVALDWHSGNRSVLVDHELSGTIVGLTLATKPHEVYRALLESTAFGTRKIVETFNASGVPVTEFVAAGGLIRNPFLMQVYADVLNMPLSVIGSSQGPALGSAIHAAVAAGAYADIHAAAAAMGHLDRAAYTPDPERAAAYDALYHEYTELHDYFGRGTNDVMHRLKAMRRAARTPQAVSV from the coding sequence TTGAGTGACTCCATCCCGGGCGCAGGCCCGGCCACAGGAGCGGCCGGCAGGCCCACCTACGTCATCGGTGTCGACTACGGCACCCTCTCCGGACGCGCCGTCGTCGTCCGTGTCTCCGACGGTGCGGAACTCGGGGCCTCGACGCTCGAGTACCCGCACGCCGTCATGGACTCGACGCTCGCAGCCACGGGCGAGCAGCTCCCGCCCGAATGGGCCCTGCAGGTGCCGTCCGACTACGTCGACGTCCTCCGCACCGCCGTGCCGGCAGCCGTGCAGGAGGCGGGCATCGATCCGCAGGACGTCATCGGCATCGCCACCGACTTCACCGCCTGCACCATGGTGCCCACCCTCGCCGACGGGACGCCCCTCAACGAGGTGCCCGGCTACGAGGGCCGGCCCCACGCCTACGTGAAGCTGTGGAAGCACCACGCGGCGCAGGGCCAGGCGAACCGCATCAACGACCTCGCTGCAGAGCGCGGGGAGGCGTGGCTGCCCCGCTACGGCGGACTGATCTCGAGCGAATGGGAATTCGCCAAGGGCCTCCAGCTGCTCGAGGAGGACCCCGAGCTGTACGACCTCATGGACCACTGGGTCGAGGCCGCCGACTGGATCGTCTGGCAGCTCACGGGGGAGTACGTGCGCAACGCGTGCACCGCCGGCTACAAGGGCATCTACCAGGACGGCGCCTATCCGTCCGAGGACTTCCTCGCCGCGCTGAATCCCGGGTTCGCAGGCTTCGCCCGGGAGAAGGTGGAGCACACGATCGGCGCACTCGCCTCGAGGGCGGGCTCGCTCTCCGAGGAGGCCGCCGGTTGGACCGGCCTGCCGGCAGGGATCGCCGTCGCCGTCGGGAACGTCGACGCCCACGTCACGGCCCCTGCGGCTCAGGCCACGGACCCCGGCCAGATGGTGGCCATCATGGGCACCTCCACCTGCCACGTCCTGAACTCGGACCGGCTGAGCGAGGTGCCGGGCATGTGCGGCGTCGTCGACGGCGGGATCGTCGAGGGCTTCTACGGCTACGAGGCCGGGCAGTCCGGCGTCGGGGACATCTTCGCGTGGTTCGTCGCGAATCAGGTGCCGGGCGAGATCCGGGACGCGGCGGCTGCGCAGGGCCTGAGCGTGCACGAGTACCTGACGGAACAGGCGCAGTCCGAGCCTGTCGGGGCGCACGGCCTGGTGGCTCTGGACTGGCATTCCGGGAACCGCTCGGTCCTCGTGGACCACGAGCTCTCCGGCACCATCGTGGGCCTGACCCTCGCCACCAAGCCCCACGAGGTCTACCGCGCCCTGCTGGAATCCACGGCGTTCGGCACGCGGAAGATCGTCGAGACCTTCAACGCCTCCGGCGTGCCCGTCACCGAGTTCGTGGCCGCCGGCGGCCTCATCCGGAACCCGTTCCTCATGCAGGTGTACGCCGACGTGCTGAACATGCCGCTCTCGGTCATCGGCAGCTCCCAGGGGCCGGCCCTCGGCTCGGCGATCCACGCCGCGGTGGCCGCCGGCGCCTACGCGGACATCCACGCCGCAGCCGCTGCGATGGGCCACCTGGACCGTGCCGCCTACACCCCCGACCCGGAGCGTGCCGCCGCCTACGACGCCCTGTACCACGAGTACACCGAGCTGCACGATTACTTCGGGCGCGGCACCAACGACGTCATGCACCGGCTCAAGGCCATGCGCCGCGCGGCCCGCACCCCGCAGGCGGTGTCGGTATGA
- a CDS encoding L-ribulose-5-phosphate 4-epimerase encodes MSAVSAGSFSPEVEAAIDAVRKDVAALHAELVRYGLVVWTGGNVSGRVPGADLFVIKPSGVSYDELTPENQILCDLDGNVIEGTPGSERSPSSDTAAHAYVYRNMPDVGGVVHTHSTYAVAWAARGEPIPCVITAMADEFGGEIPVGPFAIIGDDSIGRGIVETLTGHRSRGVLMKSHGPFTIGKDAKDAVKAAVMLEDVARTVHISRQLGAPAGIQPEHVDSLFDRYQNVYGQPSNPGAPA; translated from the coding sequence ATGAGCGCCGTGTCCGCGGGCTCCTTCAGCCCCGAGGTCGAGGCCGCGATCGATGCCGTCCGGAAGGACGTCGCTGCCCTGCACGCCGAACTCGTGCGCTACGGACTCGTCGTCTGGACGGGCGGGAACGTCTCCGGCCGCGTTCCGGGCGCCGACCTGTTCGTCATCAAGCCCTCCGGCGTCAGTTACGACGAGCTGACGCCGGAGAACCAGATCCTGTGCGACCTCGACGGGAACGTCATCGAGGGCACCCCCGGATCGGAGCGGTCGCCGTCCAGCGACACCGCGGCGCACGCCTACGTGTACCGCAACATGCCCGACGTCGGCGGTGTGGTGCACACGCACTCCACCTACGCCGTCGCGTGGGCCGCACGCGGAGAGCCGATCCCCTGTGTGATCACCGCCATGGCCGACGAGTTCGGCGGCGAGATCCCCGTGGGCCCGTTCGCCATCATCGGTGACGACTCGATCGGCCGCGGCATCGTCGAGACGCTCACCGGCCACCGCTCCCGCGGCGTCCTCATGAAGAGCCATGGACCCTTCACCATCGGCAAGGACGCGAAGGACGCCGTCAAGGCCGCCGTGATGCTCGAGGACGTCGCCCGCACCGTCCACATCTCCCGGCAGCTCGGCGCCCCGGCGGGCATCCAGCCGGAGCACGTCGACTCACTCTTCGACCGCTACCAGAACGTGTACGGTCAGCCCTCGAACCCAGGAGCCCCCGCATGA
- the araA_1 gene encoding L-arabinose isomerase: MSPLSTTLETYEVWFLTGSQDLYGEETLQQVAEQSQEIVRILGDSGLPVKVVWKPTLKDSASIRRMALEVNAADNAIGVITWMHTFSPAKMWIAGLDALRKPLLHLHTQINVALPWDEIDFDFMNLNQAAHGDREFGYIQSRLGVPRKTVVGHVSNPGVCAKVASWQRAAAGWAAVHELKVARFGDNMRNVAVTEGDKTEAELRFGVSINTWGVNDLVAAVDAQAEADVDALVAEYEETYDVVPELRRGGERHEALRYGARQELGLLSFLEEGGFGAFTTNFEDLGALRQLPGLAVQRLMARGYGFGAEGDWKTAVLVRAAKVMGPGLPGGASLMEDYTYHLVPGEEKILGAHMLEICPTLTTSKPTLEVHPLGIGGKEDPVRLVFDTDAGSGVVVAMSDMRDRFRLTANAVEVVLPDAPLPNLPVARAVWKPEPSLETSAAAWLSAGAAHHTVLTTAVGLEVFEDFADIAEVELLRIDADTKLRDFQRELRWNAAYYRLAQKL; this comes from the coding sequence ATGAGCCCCCTCAGCACGACCCTCGAGACCTACGAAGTCTGGTTCCTGACCGGCAGCCAGGACCTGTACGGGGAGGAGACCCTGCAGCAGGTCGCGGAGCAGTCGCAGGAGATCGTCCGGATCCTCGGGGACTCGGGGCTGCCCGTGAAGGTGGTCTGGAAGCCGACCCTCAAGGACTCCGCCTCGATCCGGCGGATGGCACTGGAGGTCAACGCGGCCGACAACGCCATCGGGGTCATCACCTGGATGCATACGTTCAGCCCGGCGAAGATGTGGATCGCAGGCCTCGACGCACTCCGGAAGCCGCTGCTGCACCTGCACACCCAGATCAACGTGGCGCTGCCCTGGGACGAGATCGACTTCGACTTCATGAACCTGAACCAGGCCGCCCACGGCGACCGCGAGTTCGGGTACATCCAGTCCCGCCTCGGTGTGCCGCGCAAGACCGTCGTCGGGCACGTCTCCAACCCCGGCGTCTGCGCGAAGGTCGCCTCGTGGCAGCGTGCCGCCGCCGGCTGGGCCGCCGTCCACGAGCTCAAGGTGGCACGCTTCGGCGACAACATGCGCAACGTCGCCGTCACGGAAGGCGACAAGACCGAGGCCGAGCTGCGCTTCGGCGTCTCGATCAACACGTGGGGCGTCAACGACCTCGTCGCCGCCGTGGACGCCCAGGCGGAGGCCGACGTCGACGCCCTCGTGGCCGAGTACGAGGAGACGTACGACGTCGTCCCCGAGCTCCGGCGCGGTGGGGAACGGCACGAGGCGCTGCGGTACGGAGCCCGCCAGGAGCTCGGCCTGCTGTCCTTCCTCGAGGAGGGCGGATTTGGTGCCTTCACCACCAACTTCGAGGACCTCGGGGCCCTCCGCCAGCTGCCCGGTCTCGCCGTCCAGCGGCTCATGGCCCGCGGCTACGGGTTCGGCGCCGAGGGCGACTGGAAGACCGCCGTCCTCGTGCGGGCGGCCAAGGTCATGGGGCCGGGGCTGCCCGGCGGCGCGTCCCTCATGGAGGACTACACCTACCACCTGGTGCCGGGGGAGGAGAAGATCCTCGGTGCGCACATGCTCGAGATCTGCCCCACCCTGACCACGTCGAAGCCCACCCTGGAGGTCCACCCGCTGGGCATCGGCGGCAAGGAGGACCCCGTGCGCCTCGTGTTCGACACCGACGCCGGGTCCGGCGTGGTCGTCGCGATGTCCGACATGCGGGACCGCTTCCGCCTGACGGCCAACGCCGTCGAGGTGGTCCTGCCCGACGCCCCGCTCCCCAACCTGCCGGTCGCGCGCGCAGTGTGGAAGCCGGAGCCGAGCCTCGAGACCTCCGCAGCGGCCTGGCTGAGCGCCGGCGCCGCCCACCACACCGTCCTCACCACCGCGGTGGGCCTCGAGGTCTTCGAGGACTTCGCGGACATCGCGGAGGTCGAACTGCTGCGCATCGACGCCGACACGAAGCTGCGGGACTTCCAGCGTGAGCTGCGCTGGAACGCCGCGTACTATCGCCTGGCGCAGAAACTCTAG
- the xylF gene encoding sugar ABC transporter substrate-binding protein — protein sequence MNRKYLAGIAAASILTLSLTACGGSRGGGDDAAAEGGSNEGAKIGVAMPTQQSERWIADGENVKSQLEDLGYEVDLQYANDDIPTQVSQIENMINGGVKALVIASIDGTTLTSVLDQAESQDIPVIAYDRLINESDTVDYYTTFDNEEVGVQQATSLLTGLGILDAEGKETGEEGPFDVELFAGSPDDNNATFFWDGAMKTLQPYLDSGVLRVPSGQTEFEQAAILRWLPDTAQDRMEDLLTVGGGEQLEGVLSPYDGLSIGIISALTSGGYSADELPVVTGQDAEVGSVKSIVAGEQYSTIFKDVRELGKQAVTMVDALMKGEEPEVNDTETYDNKAKIVPAYLLESQIVTVDNYEAALVETGYYTEDELK from the coding sequence ATGAATCGGAAATACCTGGCCGGCATCGCGGCCGCCAGCATCCTGACCCTCAGCCTCACCGCATGCGGTGGAAGCCGGGGCGGCGGGGACGATGCCGCAGCAGAGGGCGGCTCCAACGAGGGCGCCAAGATCGGCGTCGCCATGCCGACGCAGCAGTCCGAGCGCTGGATCGCCGACGGCGAGAACGTCAAGAGCCAGCTGGAGGACCTCGGCTACGAGGTGGACCTCCAGTACGCGAACGACGACATCCCCACGCAGGTCAGCCAGATCGAGAACATGATCAACGGCGGCGTGAAGGCCCTCGTCATCGCCTCGATCGACGGCACCACGCTCACGAGCGTGCTCGACCAGGCCGAGTCGCAGGACATCCCCGTCATCGCCTACGACCGCCTGATCAACGAGTCGGACACCGTGGACTACTACACGACCTTCGACAACGAGGAGGTCGGCGTGCAGCAGGCCACCTCGCTCCTCACCGGGCTGGGAATCCTCGACGCCGAGGGCAAGGAGACGGGCGAGGAGGGGCCGTTCGACGTCGAGCTCTTCGCCGGCAGCCCGGACGACAACAACGCCACGTTCTTCTGGGACGGCGCCATGAAGACGCTGCAGCCCTACCTGGACAGCGGCGTGCTCCGCGTCCCCAGCGGCCAGACCGAGTTCGAGCAGGCGGCGATCCTCCGCTGGCTCCCCGACACCGCGCAGGACCGCATGGAGGACCTCCTCACCGTCGGTGGCGGCGAGCAGCTCGAGGGTGTCCTGTCGCCGTACGACGGCCTGTCCATCGGCATCATCTCGGCCCTGACCTCCGGCGGCTACTCCGCTGACGAGCTCCCCGTCGTCACCGGCCAGGACGCCGAGGTGGGCTCCGTGAAGTCGATCGTCGCCGGCGAGCAGTACTCGACGATCTTCAAGGACGTCCGTGAGCTCGGCAAGCAGGCCGTCACCATGGTGGACGCCCTCATGAAGGGCGAGGAGCCCGAGGTCAACGACACGGAGACGTACGACAACAAGGCGAAGATCGTCCCGGCCTACCTGCTGGAGTCGCAGATCGTCACGGTCGACAACTACGAGGCCGCGCTCGTGGAGACCGGCTACTACACCGAGGACGAGCTCAAGTAG